The following are from one region of the Sandaracinus amylolyticus genome:
- the tatB gene encoding Sec-independent protein translocase protein TatB, with amino-acid sequence MFGIGFGEMVVIAVLILIAVGPDKLPTMVKTVAKTYRQFRRAANEIRASTGIDDLLRDEELRELAELRKQKLLAMSQKPAPPKPVAPAASAVAAPVSSGTVPSSSTVPAKPMVSAHAPPPPLDEEPVAPVPAVASSPGARGLTYKQRTMEMPLDGVDLSEIQHGLTSKPAIPETRAEKPIDTDAATLAAIKAKA; translated from the coding sequence ATGTTCGGAATCGGGTTCGGCGAGATGGTCGTGATCGCGGTGTTGATCCTCATCGCGGTCGGGCCCGACAAGCTCCCCACGATGGTCAAGACCGTGGCGAAGACGTATCGGCAGTTCCGGCGCGCCGCGAACGAGATCCGTGCGAGCACCGGCATCGACGATCTGCTGCGCGACGAGGAGCTGCGAGAGCTCGCGGAGCTGCGGAAGCAGAAGCTGCTCGCGATGAGCCAGAAGCCCGCGCCGCCCAAGCCGGTCGCCCCCGCGGCCTCGGCGGTCGCGGCGCCGGTCTCGTCGGGCACCGTCCCGTCGTCGAGCACCGTGCCCGCCAAGCCGATGGTCTCGGCGCACGCGCCGCCGCCTCCGCTCGACGAGGAGCCGGTCGCGCCGGTGCCCGCCGTCGCGTCGTCGCCCGGTGCGCGCGGGCTCACGTACAAGCAGCGCACGATGGAGATGCCGCTCGACGGCGTCGATCTCTCGGAGATCCAGCACGGGCTCACGTCGAAGCCGGCGATCCCCGAGACCCGCGCCGAGAAGCCGATCGACACCGATGCCGCGACGCTCGCGGCGATCAAGGCGAAGGCGTGA